A genomic segment from Candidatus Brocadia sinica JPN1 encodes:
- a CDS encoding GIY-YIG nuclease family protein encodes MSNFTRESREYFVYILTNKSNEVFYIGVTNNLKRRMYEHRNKLVAGFTKKYNIAKLVYFEVTNDIYSAIKREKQLKNWHRDWKINLINTFNPGWRDLSEC; translated from the coding sequence ATGTCCAATTTTACCAGAGAATCGAGGGAGTATTTTGTTTACATTCTTACAAACAAATCGAATGAAGTTTTTTACATCGGGGTTACAAATAATCTTAAGCGCAGAATGTACGAACATAGAAATAAATTGGTAGCTGGATTTACAAAGAAATACAACATTGCGAAATTAGTATATTTTGAAGTAACGAATGATATTTACAGTGCTATAAAAAGAGAAAAACAATTAAAGAATTGGCATAGAGATTGGAAAATAAATTTGATAAATACCTTTAATCCAGGTTGGAGAGATTTGAGTGAGTGTTGA
- a CDS encoding cobyric acid synthase translates to MTNRSIMIQGTGSHVGKSILVCALCRILKQDGYRVAPFKAQNMALNSFVTKDGKEMGRAQVAQAEAAGIEPMVEMNPILLKPTGDCGSQVVIMGKPIGNMTAREYYQKKGEFISIIKGAYDTLRNRFDIIVIEGAGSPAEINLKDDDIVNMGMAKMASAPVLLVTDIDRGGAFAWIVGTLELLTATERDRVKGIVFNKFRGDKGILQPGLDMLENRINKPVLGIIPYIHNLSIDDEDSVSLEYSGNNDRDQGSGVRGQNTGDKALTPDSRLPASFIDIVVIKLPRISNFTDFNIFTHGKDVRVRFVDKAENIGKPDLLIIPGTKNTIGDLIFLEERDISEEIKNLSMCGTMIMGICGGYQMLGKQINDPYHVESATDSIQGMGLLNTVTTFAREKQTYQVKASLLDHENLFHVNDELAGYEIHMGDTIFNGHKALKPFARITERAGKTVNILDGCVSADGKVLGTYIHGIFDNDEFRLKLMNCLRSKKGLEPSRECHVGFKSIKEQRYNKLADIVRENMDMNTVYNILKLS, encoded by the coding sequence ATGACAAATAGATCCATCATGATACAGGGTACGGGTTCGCATGTGGGCAAGAGTATTCTCGTATGTGCCCTGTGCCGTATCTTGAAACAGGACGGTTATAGGGTTGCACCGTTTAAAGCGCAGAATATGGCCTTGAATTCCTTTGTGACGAAAGACGGAAAGGAAATGGGAAGGGCGCAGGTGGCGCAAGCGGAGGCAGCGGGAATTGAGCCTATGGTCGAGATGAACCCCATACTCCTTAAACCCACAGGTGACTGTGGTTCACAGGTTGTTATCATGGGTAAGCCAATAGGGAATATGACTGCCAGGGAGTATTATCAGAAGAAGGGTGAATTTATTTCGATCATAAAAGGCGCTTATGATACGTTAAGAAACCGGTTCGACATTATTGTTATTGAAGGGGCAGGCAGCCCGGCTGAGATAAACCTGAAAGATGACGATATCGTCAATATGGGTATGGCAAAAATGGCATCGGCCCCTGTATTGTTGGTAACAGATATTGACCGTGGCGGTGCCTTTGCATGGATTGTCGGGACATTAGAATTGTTAACAGCAACTGAGAGAGACAGGGTAAAGGGGATTGTGTTTAATAAATTCCGGGGAGACAAAGGCATATTACAGCCAGGATTGGATATGCTGGAAAACCGTATCAATAAACCTGTTCTCGGTATCATTCCTTACATTCACAATCTCAGCATCGATGACGAAGATTCCGTTTCACTTGAGTATTCGGGCAACAATGATAGGGATCAGGGATCAGGGGTCAGGGGTCAGAATACAGGAGACAAGGCCTTGACCCCCGACTCCCGACTCCCGGCTTCTTTCATCGATATTGTTGTAATCAAATTACCCCGTATATCAAATTTTACCGATTTCAATATATTTACCCATGGAAAAGATGTCAGAGTGAGATTTGTGGATAAGGCTGAAAATATTGGCAAGCCGGACTTGCTAATTATCCCGGGTACAAAAAATACTATAGGGGATTTAATCTTTTTGGAAGAAAGGGATATTTCTGAAGAAATCAAAAATCTATCAATGTGCGGAACGATGATTATGGGTATTTGTGGCGGATACCAGATGTTAGGAAAGCAGATCAATGACCCGTATCATGTCGAATCGGCAACGGACAGTATTCAGGGCATGGGTTTACTAAACACCGTAACTACCTTTGCCAGGGAAAAACAGACCTATCAGGTAAAGGCGTCCCTGCTTGATCATGAAAATTTGTTTCATGTCAATGATGAGTTAGCGGGCTATGAAATTCACATGGGAGATACGATATTTAACGGACATAAGGCTCTTAAGCCTTTTGCAAGGATTACCGAACGGGCTGGAAAAACAGTGAACATACTGGATGGCTGTGTTTCTGCCGATGGCAAGGTGCTGGGTACCTATATACACGGTATCTTTGATAACGACGAATTCCGGTTAAAGCTCATGAATTGTCTCAGGTCAAAAAAGGGATTGGAACCGTCTCGTGAATGTCATGTGGGTTTTAAAAGCATAAAGGAGCAAAGATACAATAAATTGGCCGACATTGTTCGTGAGAATATGGACATGAATACAGTCTATAATATATTGAAATTATCCTGA
- the cobD gene encoding threonine-phosphate decarboxylase CobD has translation MFKGHGGNIKHTIRQLPCSAGKRKGSNGILDFSASINPLGYPENVRKIIWKNFDDILHYPDIDCSSLRKCITQKIRHSEDEIIVGNGSTELFYLIPRAIKPAKGIIFQPTFSEFAEALKCSHAEVLHTMLMVEEDFCFTYREDHFDDKKAEMVFLCNPNNPTGQLVEKTVIVNMARQHPDIIFVVDEAFMDFVDTPERYSVINDAGTVRNLIVVRSLTKFYGFPGLRIGYLVAHVDLVKKMTEYKEPWSVNTLAQYAARVAIEDEEFISRSREFMLQERLYLFNELADIHGLLPYKPTVNYIFIKINRVGMTSPLLRERLLEYGIAIRDCSNFMGLNDKYFRVAVRTRDENMRLIAALKNITYDK, from the coding sequence ATGTTTAAAGGTCACGGCGGAAATATAAAGCATACTATTCGTCAATTACCTTGTAGCGCTGGCAAACGGAAGGGAAGCAACGGGATACTCGACTTTAGTGCAAGCATTAATCCTCTGGGATACCCAGAAAACGTTCGAAAAATCATCTGGAAGAATTTCGACGATATTTTGCATTATCCCGATATTGATTGCTCCAGCCTGAGGAAATGTATTACCCAAAAAATCAGGCATTCAGAAGACGAAATCATCGTAGGAAATGGCTCAACAGAGTTGTTTTATTTAATCCCCCGTGCAATAAAACCAGCCAAAGGGATTATTTTCCAGCCTACCTTCAGCGAATTTGCTGAAGCGCTGAAATGCAGCCACGCAGAGGTACTTCATACTATGCTGATGGTGGAAGAAGATTTTTGTTTTACCTATCGAGAAGACCATTTTGATGACAAAAAAGCAGAGATGGTCTTTCTGTGTAATCCCAACAACCCTACAGGGCAACTGGTAGAAAAGACCGTCATAGTAAATATGGCAAGGCAACATCCGGATATAATATTCGTTGTGGATGAGGCATTTATGGATTTTGTTGATACACCGGAAAGATACAGTGTTATCAATGATGCTGGTACAGTGCGTAATTTAATTGTAGTCAGATCACTTACAAAATTTTATGGCTTTCCCGGCTTGAGGATAGGATATCTTGTTGCCCATGTGGATTTAGTAAAAAAAATGACGGAATACAAGGAACCGTGGTCTGTGAATACTTTAGCCCAATATGCTGCAAGGGTCGCTATAGAAGACGAAGAATTTATTTCGAGAAGCAGAGAATTTATGCTACAGGAGCGATTGTATTTATTCAACGAATTAGCCGATATTCATGGGCTTTTGCCTTACAAACCAACGGTCAATTATATCTTTATCAAAATAAATAGAGTCGGTATGACTTCTCCTTTGCTACGTGAACGACTATTGGAGTATGGTATCGCCATTCGCGATTGTTCAAATTTTATGGGGCTTAATGATAAGTATTTTCGAGTAGCGGTAAGGACAAGGGATGAAAATATGCGGCTTATTGCTGCATTGAAAAACATAACATATGACAAATAG
- a CDS encoding ATP-binding cassette domain-containing protein, with protein sequence MVILQINNVQYRYHDGTHALHGVCLDILKGEFLAILGPNGSGKTTLLKHLNGLLKPMGGELLLEQKPLAQYTSKEIFQRVGIVFQDPNDQLFAPSVWEDVAFGPMNLGLSKNEIAHRVDEALSLVGMKPYARKTVDALSFGQRKRVCIAGVLAMRPEVLVLDEPTCGLDPVGVTSLMVLLRELNNKYGITVIMATNSVDLVPVYMDRLAIMYHGDILRAGTPEDIFSNAMEIKHACLELPQIAQLMQLLRDEDNLPMDALPLTVGEARKFLISRLNGMHFLAKNHV encoded by the coding sequence ATGGTGATACTACAAATTAACAATGTTCAGTACCGGTATCATGACGGAACACATGCGCTGCATGGTGTTTGTTTGGACATCTTGAAAGGAGAATTCTTAGCCATACTCGGTCCAAATGGGTCCGGCAAGACAACGCTGTTAAAACACCTCAACGGCTTACTAAAACCAATGGGAGGAGAACTCTTATTAGAACAAAAGCCTCTGGCTCAATATACATCAAAAGAGATATTTCAGAGAGTAGGAATTGTATTCCAGGACCCAAACGATCAGTTGTTTGCCCCGTCTGTTTGGGAGGATGTAGCCTTCGGGCCCATGAATCTTGGGTTGTCAAAGAATGAGATTGCACATCGGGTGGATGAGGCATTGTCATTGGTAGGTATGAAGCCTTATGCAAGGAAAACCGTCGATGCCCTGAGTTTTGGACAAAGGAAGCGGGTTTGTATTGCAGGAGTCCTGGCAATGAGACCCGAGGTGCTTGTTTTGGATGAACCCACATGCGGTCTTGACCCTGTTGGTGTTACTTCTCTTATGGTACTGCTAAGAGAATTAAACAACAAGTATGGTATTACTGTCATTATGGCAACAAATTCCGTTGATTTAGTACCAGTCTACATGGACCGTTTAGCAATTATGTACCATGGTGATATCCTCAGAGCAGGGACCCCTGAGGATATATTTTCAAATGCGATGGAAATAAAACACGCTTGTTTGGAGCTTCCACAGATTGCCCAGTTAATGCAACTACTCAGAGATGAAGATAATCTTCCTATGGATGCCCTGCCTCTTACTGTTGGAGAAGCAAGAAAATTTTTGATATCCAGGCTAAATGGGATGCATTTTTTAGCGAAAAACCATGTTTAA
- the cbiQ gene encoding cobalt ECF transporter T component CbiQ, producing the protein MAFFHHTFSDMYARQNNWLTRVDVRVKLFYVISLLAINLWAKNICIPSLFLSVSFILLLSVKIPLIAILRSMLLPVLFAMLILIIKGLHEGQTAWLSFSIAGYNILLKEEGLRSGFYTCSKVMGGISLLMLFSFTTTISLLCAGLKWFHVPNTIVELLAFIYRYIFHLLDEVSTMWTAQKSRLGHTSWKKTIKSLGILGGLLIIRAFERAERTYEAMYARGYEGGGILTVNLSSWNKKDYTLVIGMVIILPLFVYMGKMQIW; encoded by the coding sequence ATGGCATTTTTCCATCACACATTTTCTGATATGTACGCCCGCCAGAACAACTGGCTGACAAGGGTTGACGTAAGGGTAAAGCTGTTCTACGTCATTTCGCTGCTTGCAATAAATCTATGGGCAAAAAATATATGCATCCCGTCACTTTTCCTTTCCGTATCTTTCATCCTGCTCCTTTCTGTAAAAATTCCTCTTATAGCAATCCTTCGAAGCATGCTTCTGCCGGTATTGTTTGCAATGTTAATCCTGATTATAAAAGGGCTGCATGAGGGACAAACAGCGTGGCTGTCCTTTTCAATTGCAGGATACAATATACTATTGAAAGAAGAAGGACTGCGGAGTGGATTTTATACCTGCAGCAAGGTGATGGGAGGTATTTCATTACTCATGCTATTTTCCTTTACCACAACAATAAGTCTGCTGTGTGCGGGTCTAAAATGGTTTCATGTACCAAACACCATAGTCGAACTGCTGGCCTTTATCTATCGATATATCTTCCATCTCTTAGATGAAGTATCTACCATGTGGACCGCTCAAAAATCGCGCTTAGGCCATACCTCGTGGAAAAAAACAATAAAATCCCTGGGAATATTAGGCGGATTGCTTATCATCCGTGCCTTCGAAAGGGCAGAACGAACCTATGAAGCGATGTATGCCAGAGGTTACGAAGGCGGTGGCATATTGACGGTTAACCTATCGTCATGGAATAAAAAAGATTACACGCTCGTCATAGGAATGGTCATTATTTTACCCCTGTTTGTCTATATGGGAAAGATGCAGATATGGTGA
- a CDS encoding energy-coupling factor ABC transporter permease: MSRTLLFITFIFFTSFFALENVVYAMHITEGILPPKWVFTWFAVSLPFVGIGTYHLKRRKKRVPSFLPMVGMLGAAVFVFSCFPIPVIALNGMATSHPCGTGMSAVLLGPFVSVLVAAIALLIQALFLAHGGLTTLGGNIFSMGILGSFSGYFAFKIAYRCGLPLFWCGFLAGMASDLLTYLGTALELGLLVVGKGGSFLNATAEIFLVFMMTSQGILCVVEGAVVGFVLVFVYKRRPGILLTLGVIRDDTKSIQP; the protein is encoded by the coding sequence ATGTCAAGGACACTACTATTCATTACCTTCATTTTTTTTACATCATTTTTTGCATTAGAAAATGTAGTATATGCCATGCATATTACCGAAGGAATTTTACCTCCCAAATGGGTTTTTACATGGTTTGCGGTATCACTGCCTTTTGTAGGGATTGGAACGTATCACCTAAAACGAAGGAAAAAGAGGGTGCCAAGTTTTCTGCCTATGGTGGGTATGCTTGGAGCGGCGGTATTTGTATTCTCCTGTTTTCCCATCCCGGTTATTGCCCTGAATGGAATGGCTACTTCTCATCCGTGTGGCACAGGCATGAGCGCTGTGTTGCTGGGTCCTTTTGTTAGCGTGCTGGTGGCAGCCATTGCCTTACTGATTCAGGCCTTGTTTCTCGCTCATGGGGGGCTAACTACGCTGGGTGGAAACATATTTTCCATGGGTATTCTGGGCTCATTTTCCGGATATTTTGCATTCAAAATAGCATACCGATGCGGATTGCCACTATTTTGGTGCGGGTTTCTTGCCGGCATGGCCTCTGATTTACTTACCTATTTAGGCACAGCTCTTGAGCTGGGACTTCTTGTGGTAGGAAAAGGAGGGTCATTCTTGAACGCCACTGCAGAAATTTTTTTGGTGTTCATGATGACATCACAGGGAATTTTATGTGTCGTTGAGGGCGCCGTGGTGGGATTTGTGCTGGTCTTTGTTTATAAACGGAGACCGGGTATTTTGCTAACCCTTGGGGTAATACGAGATGATACAAAATCCATTCAGCCATAA
- a CDS encoding murein transglycosylase A, translating to MGLKKNVRTVFLLTAILIAMMGSGCAMFKKRPLLVPRESGDTLVEITDPNQLPKFQDDYSRDSLLSSIDNSLDYFKRVKANPYGFHMTGFSHESLEDTLKFFREGFLRCRDAEELNDFIIKNFRVFQAIGKAYEGQVHFTGYGTPIYDGSLTLTGEFRYPLYKIPSDFKKPYYTRREIEERGLLKGNEIAYLKSKLDAYLIHVQGSGQIKLPSGEMVYVGYGADSGHKYNSIGRMLVMDGKIPEEELTLSTLINYFEQHPNELDYYLRKNDRFIFFKRVNYATPYGSIGVPVTPMRSIATDKKVFPAGGLAFSVIEPKKAKKTWKFWEKGKSEAGKSFFVLDQDTGSAIQTPARADVYFGIGDQAMYEAGNLNTFGQLYYLLRR from the coding sequence ATGGGATTAAAAAAGAACGTCCGTACGGTTTTTCTTCTCACTGCAATTCTCATTGCTATGATGGGATCAGGCTGTGCAATGTTTAAGAAGAGACCTCTCCTGGTGCCTCGAGAATCCGGGGATACCCTTGTAGAGATTACAGACCCCAATCAACTTCCCAAATTTCAGGATGATTATAGCAGAGACTCCCTGTTGAGTTCGATAGATAACAGTCTCGACTATTTTAAAAGGGTTAAGGCCAATCCATATGGTTTTCATATGACAGGTTTTTCACATGAAAGTCTGGAAGATACCTTGAAGTTCTTTCGAGAGGGTTTCCTTCGTTGCAGAGACGCCGAGGAACTCAACGATTTTATTATTAAAAATTTCAGGGTTTTTCAGGCTATTGGAAAAGCTTATGAGGGTCAGGTGCATTTTACCGGTTATGGAACACCTATTTATGATGGAAGTCTTACGCTAACCGGGGAATTTCGTTACCCTCTTTATAAAATACCATCCGACTTTAAAAAACCTTATTATACACGACGTGAAATTGAGGAACGTGGCCTCTTAAAAGGAAATGAAATTGCCTATCTGAAATCAAAATTAGATGCCTATCTTATCCATGTTCAGGGATCAGGGCAAATCAAATTGCCATCGGGAGAGATGGTCTATGTGGGATATGGGGCAGACTCGGGACACAAATACAACAGTATTGGACGCATGTTGGTCATGGATGGCAAGATTCCCGAAGAGGAATTAACCCTTTCTACGCTTATCAACTACTTTGAACAACATCCCAATGAATTGGATTATTATCTCAGGAAAAATGATCGCTTTATCTTTTTCAAAAGAGTCAATTACGCTACCCCGTATGGTTCCATAGGCGTACCTGTCACCCCGATGAGAAGTATTGCTACCGATAAGAAAGTCTTTCCTGCAGGTGGACTTGCCTTTTCTGTTATAGAACCAAAGAAGGCGAAGAAGACCTGGAAGTTTTGGGAAAAGGGGAAGAGTGAGGCAGGAAAATCCTTCTTTGTTCTGGATCAGGATACAGGAAGTGCGATACAAACTCCAGCCAGAGCCGATGTGTATTTTGGGATTGGAGACCAGGCCATGTATGAGGCGGGGAATTTGAATACCTTCGGTCAGCTCTATTATCTCCTGAGGCGATAG
- a CDS encoding DUF11 domain-containing protein — MGGKNKMYKSLFISGILAFTLYGCGTFKFETGVDHEKEKGPHYHGHVEGEPPPRHLRGHVHEPEPPKSDMCVTDGAYPTNDKDCCSVVYLQKMGPCSGRVGQEYCYTVKATNLTKRKVKDVEVVQTLPKNFEIKSSDPEMGSGSGGGVAKWFLGELGPEETKEIHVCGVPTQSGNMPFCTDVTYKLPELCLDPLITEPKVTIAKRAPSEVLLCDMIPVTFVVTNTGTGLATNVKVRESLPQGLKAQDGKTDVELDVGSLKPGESREVTLTVQAEKTGTFNNSATVVAEGGLSAESNTTTTTVKQPVLTIAKTGPDKVFLGRNISYDIVVTNEGDGVAAATIIEDAIPANTSVASATEGAMMSGSIVTWNLGTLQPQDSRKVRVTFTPRDIGVVKNTATVKANCAEAVSASASTEVSGIAAILLEVIDVEDPIEVGGNETYVITVTNQGSETGTGIKVTCVLEDTMQYVSSSGPTNAAVSADGKTITFESLPTLASKAKATWNVVVKALSEGDTRFKVTMSEDCLTRPVEETEATHFYK, encoded by the coding sequence ATGGGAGGGAAGAATAAGATGTATAAATCGTTATTTATTTCTGGCATTCTGGCATTTACTCTTTACGGGTGCGGAACTTTTAAATTTGAAACTGGTGTTGATCATGAGAAAGAGAAAGGGCCACACTATCATGGACATGTTGAAGGGGAACCACCACCAAGGCATCTGCGTGGTCATGTTCATGAGCCAGAACCACCAAAATCAGACATGTGTGTTACAGATGGGGCGTATCCCACAAATGACAAGGATTGTTGCAGTGTAGTTTATCTGCAAAAAATGGGGCCATGCTCTGGGCGTGTTGGTCAGGAATACTGTTATACGGTAAAAGCTACTAACCTTACCAAGAGAAAAGTTAAAGATGTTGAAGTTGTTCAGACCCTTCCAAAGAATTTTGAGATAAAAAGTTCTGATCCTGAAATGGGAAGCGGAAGCGGCGGGGGTGTGGCAAAATGGTTCCTCGGAGAGCTTGGGCCTGAGGAGACGAAAGAAATTCATGTGTGCGGTGTTCCGACGCAAAGCGGAAATATGCCATTCTGTACTGATGTGACATATAAATTACCGGAACTCTGTTTGGATCCGCTTATTACGGAACCGAAGGTGACTATTGCCAAGCGTGCACCATCTGAAGTTCTGCTCTGCGATATGATACCAGTGACTTTTGTGGTAACCAACACGGGTACAGGACTTGCGACCAATGTTAAGGTTCGGGAATCATTGCCACAAGGCCTGAAGGCTCAGGATGGTAAAACTGATGTAGAGTTAGACGTTGGCTCATTAAAACCTGGAGAGTCGAGAGAGGTAACATTAACGGTTCAGGCAGAAAAGACAGGTACGTTTAACAATAGTGCGACGGTAGTTGCAGAAGGTGGTTTAAGTGCAGAATCCAATACAACCACAACCACAGTAAAACAGCCGGTGCTTACGATCGCAAAAACCGGACCTGATAAGGTATTTTTGGGACGCAATATCAGTTACGATATTGTTGTAACGAATGAGGGTGATGGAGTGGCGGCTGCAACGATTATTGAGGATGCTATACCTGCAAACACATCAGTTGCAAGCGCAACCGAAGGAGCTATGATGTCAGGTAGCATAGTCACATGGAATTTGGGAACCTTACAGCCGCAGGATTCAAGGAAGGTTCGTGTGACTTTTACACCAAGAGATATTGGTGTAGTGAAAAACACGGCAACGGTAAAGGCTAACTGCGCTGAGGCAGTGTCCGCATCGGCATCCACTGAAGTATCGGGTATTGCTGCAATCCTGCTTGAAGTAATCGATGTGGAGGATCCAATTGAGGTAGGTGGTAACGAGACTTACGTAATTACAGTAACCAATCAGGGTTCTGAGACGGGTACTGGCATCAAGGTTACCTGCGTGCTTGAGGATACAATGCAATATGTATCTTCTTCTGGACCGACAAATGCGGCAGTCTCTGCGGACGGCAAGACGATAACCTTTGAATCTTTGCCAACCCTTGCATCAAAGGCAAAAGCAACTTGGAATGTTGTTGTTAAGGCATTAAGTGAAGGAGATACCCGTTTCAAAGTTACCATGAGTGAGGATTGCCTGACGAGACCTGTCGAAGAGACTGAGGCTACACACTTCTATAAGTAA
- a CDS encoding DUF11 domain-containing protein, whose translation MGYWKRCYTLLLLILMGTSCMYGCRYQEGAFIHDKPPYYHGHVENEPGYRHESMHQRGETKAVYETSETDKIFSTSRKEYGVVSIEKDAPAEIQVGKLFNYTIKITNHTGEKIKNVEVTETFSHKYDLRGSIPKVEKEAREGMAKWSIGDLNPAETKTIRITGVPLETGDVPFCTDVAYNLPPLCNITNAVEPKLTIAKSAPKEVLLCDTIPINLVVTNTGTGVAQNLQIKDSLAPGLRTVDGKNDIVQEIGILKPGESREIALSVKADKTGKFSNTATVVAEGGLRAESNTVTTIVKQPLLTIRKRGPERIYTGRNITYNIDVSNKGDGPAASAIIEDIIPGNASFVSASQGGIFAGNTVTWNLGTLQPRDSRKVSVTLKDKGLGVVKNIATVKAVCAAPVSASATTQVLGIAAILLEVIDVEDPIEVGDNETYVITVTNQGSETGTNIKVVCMLEDTMQYVSSSGPTTGTVSVDGKTVTFDPLPTLASKANTSWKVVVKALDTGDVRFKVNMIEDCLKRPVEETEATNFYK comes from the coding sequence ATGGGTTACTGGAAAAGATGTTATACGTTGTTGCTTTTGATTCTCATGGGCACGTCTTGTATGTATGGTTGTCGTTATCAAGAAGGTGCTTTTATACATGATAAACCGCCGTATTACCACGGGCATGTAGAGAATGAACCAGGATACAGACATGAAAGCATGCATCAACGCGGTGAGACAAAAGCGGTTTATGAAACAAGTGAAACTGATAAAATATTTTCTACAAGCAGGAAAGAGTATGGAGTTGTTTCTATAGAAAAGGATGCGCCCGCTGAAATCCAGGTTGGTAAATTATTTAATTATACCATTAAAATTACTAATCATACTGGCGAAAAAATAAAAAATGTTGAAGTCACCGAGACTTTTTCCCATAAGTATGATCTAAGAGGTTCTATTCCAAAGGTGGAGAAGGAGGCCAGAGAGGGCATGGCAAAATGGTCTATAGGAGATTTAAATCCGGCAGAGACGAAGACAATACGGATTACCGGCGTGCCCCTGGAAACCGGGGATGTGCCGTTTTGTACAGATGTGGCATATAACTTACCGCCACTTTGTAATATAACAAATGCCGTGGAACCAAAATTAACTATTGCCAAGAGCGCTCCGAAAGAGGTTTTGCTTTGTGATACAATACCAATAAACCTGGTGGTAACAAATACGGGCACGGGTGTTGCGCAAAATTTGCAGATAAAAGATTCGTTAGCTCCCGGATTGAGGACGGTGGATGGTAAAAATGACATAGTTCAGGAAATTGGTATTTTAAAGCCGGGAGAATCGAGAGAAATTGCCTTGTCTGTTAAGGCAGACAAAACAGGAAAGTTTAGTAACACCGCAACAGTTGTTGCTGAAGGTGGGTTGCGTGCAGAATCTAATACTGTCACGACTATTGTAAAGCAACCGTTACTTACTATCAGAAAAAGAGGGCCAGAAAGGATTTATACAGGCCGAAATATTACTTACAATATTGATGTAAGCAATAAAGGTGATGGGCCTGCGGCATCAGCAATCATTGAAGATATAATACCGGGGAATGCTTCCTTTGTAAGTGCTAGCCAAGGTGGTATATTCGCTGGTAATACCGTAACATGGAATTTGGGAACCTTGCAGCCACGAGATTCAAGAAAAGTTAGTGTGACTCTGAAGGATAAGGGGCTTGGTGTAGTAAAAAATATTGCTACCGTTAAGGCTGTCTGTGCAGCGCCAGTTTCGGCGTCAGCAACCACGCAAGTGTTGGGTATTGCTGCAATCCTGCTTGAGGTAATCGATGTAGAAGACCCAATCGAGGTTGGTGATAACGAGACTTATGTAATTACGGTAACCAATCAGGGTTCTGAGACAGGAACTAATATAAAGGTTGTTTGTATGCTAGAGGATACAATGCAATATGTCTCATCGTCTGGTCCTACAACCGGAACAGTCTCTGTTGATGGCAAGACGGTAACCTTTGATCCATTACCTACTCTCGCATCAAAGGCAAACACATCATGGAAAGTCGTTGTTAAGGCATTAGATACCGGGGATGTTCGCTTTAAAGTTAATATGATTGAGGATTGTCTGAAAAGGCCAGTTGAAGAGACTGAGGCGACAAACTTCTATAAATAG